The Xiphophorus maculatus strain JP 163 A chromosome 7, X_maculatus-5.0-male, whole genome shotgun sequence region GTAGTTGTGAAAAACTCTGCAAGTTTTCctcagtttctttattaaataaatctttttggGGTCAAACCTCCTCATCTTAGTTTGGGTTCTACCAAACAGCATTACGACAAAGcccctttttttcttacatatgtTTTACCACCCAGATCtacttaaaacatatttttcaaatgctgttatttcctttcatttactaagtactgaaatattttctgttcttaaaTACCgacgttttaaatttttttcaattataatttttttttttttgcttgccaTCCTGACAAAGctggaaatgtaaaaacagaggAAGCGGTTCTGGGACAGAGTCTTACCTGTAGGAAGTTGTTATCCAAGTGAGAGGATGATGCAGTTTGAGCCGCGGCGAGGTTAGCTTCAGCTCTGTGGAGTCAGCCGCGTCTTCCTCACGTTTGCTGGGAGTTGGGTTCGTTCTCTTGCCTTCTCCTTCCTCCCGCACAAACGGTTCCCGAACACTCCaggaacaaaaatgtataaattccACGTCTTGTGACTCTCTGACACAAGTTCATTCTTATAGTGTActggtgctctggtcagattgTCCAAAATCAAACCTCCAGACCTTTACTAGATTGTCATAGAATAGAAGTGAGTGTTTAGAATGACTTTAAAGTTCTCCAAACTTCCAGCAGATCTGAGGTAAAGTACTCCGGACCAGATCCAAATGCAAATCTGAGTGTCCTCTGCAAAACAATGAACTGGGATGTACAAATTTCCAGAAATAGACTTCATAAGCAAcatatacaataaaatcaagGCAGGCCCCAGAACAGAGCTTTGAGGAACTCCACATTAGACAAGCTGTAGCAGCCACAAGCTTCAACCTTTGAGATTTAATTGACGAACCAACACATAACGGTTAAAGGATACATGCCAGATATGAAACACATAATCATGTTCAGAGTTTTTTATATTCACAcgcaagtttatttttattttccaacctCGTGGATTGCAGCAATATGGTGTTATCGGAGGAAATATGGCAGTTTATCAAATTTCTCAGCCTCTGGTTAAAGTGCCGAGGCGACAGACGGTGTGGTGAGAACTGTTCAGCAGGAAGGTTCTCACCACGTGAAACTGATTCAGAGATTATTTGACTTGGTTTGCCAGCAGTCACTGCGACGGATATGGGCTGTGGGGACAGAAGagattattttgaattttggaAACTGCTGTGGTTTGTGATCATTATGTTAATAGTAAAATATGACCGAACAGCTGATTAATATCTTCTTTGAAACGTCAGCACTTAACAGCAAAAAGAATTTGATCCTaaatatgtttggtttttatttaacaccacAAACCGTTGATTGTCATTTGGCCCAAATGAcctaaaatattacaaatgatTGAATTTGCAGACACGAGGAAATTATGATATTCACACCTGCTGAACGTTTTGCTCCCATTCCAGATGAAAGTCTTTGGTTGTGTCTCTGTACAAATGGGAAAATTAAATTCTTCTCGTTGCATTTCACACTTTCAAACCTTGCCAAGGATTcctaggtctggactttgactgggccgctACGACACATGGGCTTGTTTTTATCTAAACCCTCGTGTGTTTAGGGTTGCTGAGAAGGCAACACGAAGacatgacattaaaataaacccaaagtttgtggttgtatagtatgaaaatgatgaaagagTCAAGGAGTTTGAACACATTTCTGAGTCAGTGGACAGTGAAGCCTTGACATTTTTCCCTTGGCGGTTTCACAATCAATCAGACATTGCAAAACACGACCAAAACACTTCACATTGGCCACATCGGGCGGCATTTCATAAGAGGCAATGAAAGCTCTGATGAGCGGGTCAGTGACTCATGTGATCATAATGGACTTGTTAATACAAGTGTCCCAAAAATGACCTGAATCTTTGGGACACTGTGATCAAATGGAAGAACGTTTTTGAGTGAAAAGTGAAGCttcttcagaaaacaaagaagaatcCAGTTGTCCTGAATGATTGAGGATCTATGTCATCTATGTCAACACTGTGCCACAGTAAGGAATACGTTTGATGAAAGTTTGGTATTTTTAGGACctaaatgacaataatttatgtaagtaacaaaaaataacatcagGCAAAAGAAAGATGTTTCCAAAtgagtttctttcaataaaaaactttaacaaaaacttcaggcgtgtgtttgtgtctggtgattttttggttataacatgtttgtttttcattcagtaggtagaaaatccagaaatgttacaagtaagagcagaaatacttcataataaaattactcaagtaaaagtagaaagtacagcgtagtaaaaaatattcctaaaagtgaattttttccaaaaaagttactcaagtaaatgtatttGAGTAAATgcaactagttactacccaactctgtcTGTGAGACATTGAAGCTTTAATTTGTCACTCAAGATGTTTAACAGATTGTAATAACATTCTGTAACGTACATCTTACATTTGAAGAGTTAAAGTAGAACTAAAATTTAACACACTCCTAATAAAGTCCTTCATCTTTATTCATTGTAGAGAATTTGTCCgtcatttcagtttaattttccaTATTCACATTTCAAAGCTCAGCAGTGTTAGATGACGGCAGACAAACCACGTTTTCTGGCGGGTCTGGCTGGCATCAGGTATCGCACTCTCTTCCAGAAGCGCGAGTTCCACTTGGAGGCCGTCCGTGAGCCCCTCGACCACCTGATGGGGGCGCTCTGACGGATCAGGTGCTGCAGGCCTGGAGGGAGGCGCGTGTAACCTCGTGGCCCCATCTCGCCGAGCTGAATCAGAATCACACTCATCTCCCTCTGCACCAGCACGTGGTGAAGCCCGACCTGGAGAATATTTAGACCGCATTCAGTTCACCGgtttagaaaaactaaaatattttattgtgatctAAGACGTGCTTGAACCACGACTAGCCAGCAGTTCATAATAGCAAGAAGAGACCATGGTTGTTGCAGACAACTTCACCTCAGAGGCAGCTGTTGCTATGATACACTATTTATCACGCTTTATATTTACTTTCTTTGGTGCATTACTCACACCggttttgacattttgacaaTTTTAAAGCGGTACAAATTGCAAAATCTGGGTGATATCCTGCAAAAGCTTGTCATTCACAGTTCAGTCCTGAAGTCCTTACAGCCCCACGTTAAGCCCTTGAACTTCACATGCAATGcgacttggatgtaacgagtaacgcgacggttttgtagaaatgtagtgaagtagaaagtacagatacttactgtaaaatgtagtggagtaaaagtcgaaagtatccattattaaatctacttaagtacaGATACATGAAAATTGTAGTGAAGTACAGTAACTAAGTACTTGTACTTtgttacttcccaccactgcaTTTAATTTTCTAATCAGAGAAATACATCAAAGCTCTTGGAAAAAActaatgtaaaaatatcaagTTGCAATGTGATTTGCTGCCTTGCCGTTAGCATTGTAAACACCTAGATataattaaaacaagaataCAAACTGGATTAATCCCACTCCATCACCTTTGAGCCCCCAGACTCTTTTACCTGCCAGTCAAATCCAATCACTGAGGTTTGGTCTGAGGTGGGATTTTCCATCATCTCAGGTCCGGATCCTGGTGTCAGGATGACCATCAGCCTCCTGCTCTGCTTAATGCAGCTCTCCACCAGCTCCACACGATCTGATGGATCAGAAAAATACTTATTAGTTCAAGTGCATTTCATCCACTGATGTGCAATAATCctcttttgtttctctgaacatcgcctttcaaaagtattcacaccccttgaacttgTTCGACGTCTCTCTGCCGAAGACAGACTATAAGCTCTATAAGCCGAACCCGAGGACAAACGGGAGACATTACTGACCTTCCCCCGGTATGTCGTCTCTTCCCTGGATGAAGAGTCGATATCCACACTTGTCTTCAAGAACCGAGGGCAGAGTCTTTGTGACAAAGTTGGACAGTTTGTCTTCTGTCTCCTTGTCTAAGCTCTGTGTCTGGTAAACAACGTAGGCATCGTACATCTTCATATCTGGGTCACACAAACGAGATCTTTAAGATTCCCATTCAGCAGGCAGTGACTTGTTCTGCTAACTTAAACCACAGCTGCCTTAACATGCTTCCTGAACTGTTTACCTCTCCTTTAACACAACACACAGTAAACCCAGTTCTTCAGCCTCTTGCACTCTAAAGGCaaagtttgcctttttttttttttttttgctttgttgaaACTGTTCACCGCTGCACTACATGCAAGGAAAAACAGCTGTTTTCTGCATGTGCTAATTTTCACTCATGTTGGATTTTAGCTCTCAGCTATCATGTCTGATCAGATCATGATTTGGATGTGGTCCCAGTAAACGTCTTGTTTTTTTGAGGGGGGGGTTCTCACCGCCATATTATTTTCCACTTCAGGCCACTTGTTGAAGAGCAATGAGGAGATTCTGAGGCAAACCTCTGATGGTTGCTCACTCACCACCACCAGACATAAGTTGTGAAACTCCCCAGTTGGTGTGAGGTAAATTTGAACTATTTTTAGGTGGTCGTCTTCCTTAAGTATTCCACTCGGTTTGTTTAAATTTCTGTCCAGCTTGATAGTGTTAATTTCAGACCAAGTGTTTCTTTCTTAGATGGCATTGATGAAGAAACACCTTCCAGTTCTTGATGCACTTAAAAACATTCTCGTTTTGGGGTTTTTCTTGATCACCGTAACCAATTTCATTTAATCTGAGTGTAACGTTTTGGGTCAGACGTTTGAAACGTGCAGGCAAGTCAAGCAATACAAATTAAGTttgcattttctgcaaaaatgtcACATATTCAAACTTGTGCGCTAGACTTTTGTTTCTcaaaatttgttcaaattgtTGTATCACCACTCCATCCCAAAGAAGAATGGCTCAAATTAACCACGAAAGACCCAAAATGAATGTGATATTAACAGAAAGTTATAACACAACTGTATAAAAAGCAGTTATTTAGCATTGTTCATTTTTGTGACTGGTTTAAAATACTGATATGCGAGTTAAATTCAGCTTATTTATTTGGAGCCTTTTGCTTCAATTGATAGAAATCTCCAGATTTCAtcttttgaaaaactgaaacctTGAGTTTATCGTACCTTTATTGCATCTTCCTGGAGGGAAGTAGGGCCTGAACAACAGAGCGAGGTCAATGGCAAAATATTTCACCAGCACAGCGGCGAACACAGCAATCAGCAACACACACGTCCCTGAAATGACGAGGGGAATGATGGACTCTGGAAgacaaatacaaacatgtttcaACAAGATTCCTAACAAATCCAACAAAAATCAGCTAAGAACAGAAATTAGACCAAGTGTTTATTAATCCAAATGTTCCCAGAGACATCAGAATACCAACGTCCAGGCCACCCACTGGGTtttagaaatcagaaaaaattattgaggcatttgtttatttaggtGCTCttctaataaatgtaaatggTAGCCAGGTAATGCATGAGCGTGATGGGCAAAATGCAAAAGCCTCAATGCAACAGCAAAAAGTTACAGAAGTCATGCTAAACGCGAAAGCATGCTAAAACAGAAGCTAACTAAATCAGAAATTATGATACGCTTTACTTGCATGACTTTCGTTAACATTGCTTCTATTGTGGCCTTTTCCTGTTGTGTTGTGGCTTTTGCGTGCTGTTGACCCCCTGTGGCCACCGTAGCAGGGTAGTGAAGTGACAAGAAACCAAAAGATTAGTCAGAAGAATGAAAGAGAATAACAcagaaaatgaggaaggagTGTAATTAAGACAGAAGCTTAACTGAGACTAAAGTGATCTGAAGTACAAACAACAAGCCtgggaaaaatctaaaaaaaataacatacagaaaactgaagacaaaaacaaactaaaatagaGAAATGAACTAATACGGTAACATCTAGAGAAATTGGCAGATTTTGACAAGAACgataaaacataaagaaaaacccGACCCAAACGGCCATGGATATGACAGAATGCCGATTATTGATTctacattaattatttttatatttgatttagtttttcttttttttctttttgcaacatTAGCATAGTATCATTAAGGACTATAAGTAAATATAGTCCTGAGATATAAGTAACTCATATCTCAGACCAGAAGTTGAAAAGTTTAGGGGAACATCAGAAGGAAGGAATGGTGACACCAACCTCTTTGCCTCAGAGTTAAAGTTGCAGAGGTTACTGTATAAAATCCTGAGCCCTGACACTTGAACTCATGCTGGAAATCTTTGGCTGAAGCCCTTTGGATGGTCAGGGTCGCTGTGGCGAAGGTTCTCTTTGAAGGATCCTCGACCTctctgagaaataaaatgtttcattaaaagttatatAAACATCAATGGTGTATAAATGCTTACCGCATATTGACGTAATTACTAGGACATccatttaaatgtacattttcttaatGGATATGcaactttctttcatttttctaataCATAATTATAAAATACTCTAAAGGCATACTGGTTCCCCTCAGGACAAGTTAAAAATCCATAACTTTCAGCTAAATTTATCAGAATATTTAACATAATGTTCAGACTTACAACGTGGTGGTTTCGTTGTATCCGTCCATCTGCTTTGCTGGGTTTCCATTAATAAACCATGTGGCCTCACAGTCCCTCACTGCATTAATCCCACAGTAAACAGTGCAGTTCAGCTTCACGCTGGAGCCTGTTGAACACATGATGGTTTGTTACATTCAAATATAGTTTCCACTCAcagactgtgtgtgttttataacAATGTTGTATTTGTACTGAAACTTTAATCAGTACAAACCTTTGAGTTTGACTTGATTGAACATAttgtaataaaagaataaataaacttacAGTATAGAAATGATAGTAATCtgtctctctatatatataaaaatgtgtccatAACTTCAAATGGTAAAAGGTTAAAGCTAACATATTATTTTATGGATGctatttaattcaataaaatattcaccTGAAGCAACAGTTAGACTGAAACTAATGTGTGGAATAAACAATATCAGATGCCATTAAATGTTGTCTGTTTGGTGGCAACAAAAttgtatttagttatttatttttgttttgtaacttaTGCTAATCTGTGTTACTGGAGGGATAATGACTATTTGAACAAGGCAGCACaaaagagaaaggagaaaatcCATCCTAAGTATATTTTTATAGCCCTATTATGGTTTAAGGCAAAGAGTCTCAGACCAGAACTCACCAGCAGTCGGGATGCAAACTTTAAGGGAGGGATTTATGGCCTTTCTAATGTTTTAAGCAGTTTTCTTACCTTCATCAGCCAACTGCTCCTTGCTGGATGGAGAGACAATTGTTGCATTTGGAAAGTTGCGGGTGTCTACAAGGGAGCAGAGTTGAAAAGTTTtcactgtgttgtgttttcttgttaAGAACAAAAACTACATATAAACTGAAATCAACTAAAGTGAGAATCTGATATCAGTTTGATGaaacaaatgtgacaaagaagcaagaacagaataaatcagagaaggagcaaatactttttcacttcatttatatttaatattgcaAAGCACCTTCCTGTCTGGCTCTGAATACCCAACCATCTAAAAGGACTCACCTAGAGCAAAAAGTCTCCTGGAACCAGAAGAGTTGTACACCTTGTGGTTGTGAGTCCAGGTACATATGCAGGTGTAAATGTCCTCATCGTCTTTTGTTGCATCATTTACCCACAGGCTTTCTTTGTGTTGACCAGGAATGAGATTCTTGCCctgcaataaaaacaaggaaGACGTCAGAAgggatggaaacattttttatcttctgttAACATTTTAGAAACCGACCACTGTTGtgatgtgttttcattaaaataatcagattcCCAAACcttgaaccaggtgaagttcccgttaaatgttttgcatgtgtCTTTAACAGGCTGTGGACaaggaatgtttttgttctggtcAGAGTTTCGGATAGATCCATAGGTCAGATTCTCTCGACTTGTTCCATCGAAGACCTCGATCTTCAGATGATAGTAGAAACATTCACCTGATGGCTCAATGTGCCTGTGGagaaagaaacattcacagataaGCTGATCTCCGAcatcaaagaagaaaaaggatcTGGTAGTTAAAATACAGAGAGACATGAGAGCACAGAATGAAGAGCAGATCCAGATCTACAACGACAACATGGAGAGCACCTGCAAGGCTAAACTTGAAGACTTGCATCATCTGTCAGAGATGAATGGAGCGTCAGCTATCATGGCCCGAGAGGAGCTCAGAGAATCTGCCCTGAGGATCGAGAGCTTAAGTGCTCAACTGACAGGACTACAAAAAGAGGTTGATTTTTGTAGGTCAAGAGATAAGTCATGAGATAAATGTCCTCAGATCTGTTGCTGTGACTAAAAACTGTTCATTTAACAGTAAAAGTGCAGAATTACTGCAACACACTATCTAGTCATGGGCCAATAACCGGTACCAAGGTAtattaactaattttaaaagttatgtTTAACCGATGACATTTCTCATCATATGAAATGAAATCCCAGAGATAATGTCTCAGTAACCAGACTTGTCTCTGGATTTTTTGTCATGAAGTGGGGTGTAGACAGTGAGGAGAAAAGCAGTAAACCCAGGTTGAAGTGAAGgcaatgatgatttaatgacaAAAAGCTCAATAAtcgcgtgccgtggtggcggagggttTAGCGTGACCCACATTCAGAGTCAACATGGCCTTgacgcgggttcgactcccggacctgacgacgtttaccgcatgtcttccccctctccttccccctttcctgtcagcctactttgaaaaaaaagggacactagagcccacaaaaagatcCCTTGCggggcaataaaaaaaatttaaaaaaagctcaatAATCCAGATTGCACAGATGAGCAGAGGCAATGACACACTGGTAGAAACACGACAACTGACAGAATAGACAAGGGTTACATACCACAGAACTTCAAACTTATCAGTCTTTATGATCAAcgttttgggtttgttttagttttcatgtttgtgaagaaaacagacacaggtgggattaaatacacaagagAGTAATCAAGGAAACAAGACACACCTGGGTAGTGGAGACTCaactgaacacagaaacctaaattaatacacagaaaaaccaaatccATACAGTGTGTCTGCTAAGCCAAGGACTTGCAGACCAACTACAGGAGCAGACTGTCTTGCTAACCCCACCAACCATCAGCTATCAGCTTGTGGACTAACAATGTTATTAAACATGACAGCAAAATGGTCAAAAATGTTGCGTTTTGGTCGACTAACAATGTTGCTGTCACTAATAACACAATCTCTGGAAATTCCCCGTACATGAGGGAAGTTTCTGCACTAAAACATCACTTCCTGCCTTGATGTGGAGAAGGGAAAactcactttttttgttgttgttgtggttgctgAAGCATTATCTGTGTGTATAATAAACTGAGCAGTTTTAAAAGTTCCAGTAAAAAGTGAGTAATTACTGGTGTTTGTTGACCCCCATGTAACACCTTTGGTTgctattttgactttgtttgcTAGAATAGCTAACCACATAGGACTGTAGGTGCACAAAGTTTTTAGTTCTTCCTGATTTACTTTTAGCTCTCCTGATAAATAGTGTGCCTACACAGGTTACAGTAAATCCATTGTGCTCAAAAGGCCCTTAAGGCTAGCAAGgatgaaaaaaatgtctgctgaaagtaactagtTGTAAGAAATGAGCaacagtttgattaaagtaaGACTGATGTACTGTGTATTCATTGTACTTTAAAAATCTTATCAATGAAGGACTTGTAAGATGTGAAAATAGAAAGATAAtcggggcctgccatgcaaagcaatggcaggaacctattactctacacccaacaagggtctctttaatctttatttttcttccgtaaccgttaatgcggctcatatcGCTGcatgcacacctacaaatgaggtatcaaaacgtgccgaaaattcacgccattggagctattacttttgatgggatttggggttaacatggcgacataattcgcaaaaaactacgaaaaaaccccattataagtcaatgggaaaaatcctagaaataccctatttttgaggattttctgtgtcgtcacgaattcacgtagaaatgccattcaaatttcattttgtagatatgtCCGTGAtttcttcgaaagtgaagacggctcgtccataccaattacggtttgtccacaatttgtctctaagcgactcaacgtttttcatttttcctaaaattagagtgtgCCTCAGACTGATTGCCCCtctgctagagtgagaaatgaagagaatttttgaccccaaaataattttgaaatcacgccatcacgcccacaaatatcgcacgattggtatcaaaatcggtcctgacattgatacgcatgcctgctccggtaaaatgttttcgaaatttatctagaccgtacggttttctgtcacggtgcttcagagcataGTCATGcaacaggattttctgaggctctctgAGGCtgtctcccatgtatttgactaaaatttcagatctgggcttACAGTACGCCAtggttgttgcttttcttcctgcttacacgtatcaggacgcagaatagtgacgtttgtcgagtatcaatgacATTCAGGTTGGATGAATCCCACCAGGACGTTAGATCACCTTTGAATTGGATACGCATCCGATCGGTCTGTGTCTTTCTAAGCAGTCATTCCTCCTGTTGCTTCTTATCATTAATGGGTGTTTatgtgttcagttttaaatttttcttataGAGAGACTGGTCCCTCTATTgtgaatttctttcaataatcaattgacATTACAACGACTTAATAGCCTTATAATTataatggatgaataaatgtttgtttttagtttcaccAAGGGATTGTGCCTCTTCCTGAAAACCAACAAAGGCAGCAGAAAGTTTTCTGTGCATGGAGATTCAAATTAAAGTGGGCTTCATGCATAACACTCAGGGTGGCCATGGTGACAGGACGTCAGGCTCTTCAGGAGTTGAACCCCTCTGAGATCAAAAATCACAGGAAGGCTGAAGCGAACcgctttggctgtttttgtttgagccaCGATGTGACTGTTTGGAAGTTTACGCTTTCTTTAAAACTCTTTGACACTTGATGATAGACTTGATgtactttgatatttaaatattgatgtGAAAGCAGGTGAATGCTCGTGTTCTTGTTGGAGCTCTTTAACAAATTCTATTAAATCTAGCCATGAATGCTTATATGATTGCTTTTTCTCTAATAGATTGATTACAATAGCCTGTCATCAGCAATAGTTGATTCTGACTATCTGTagttttattgtcttatttgcCCAGTTTTCTCTGTCTTACTTTTCAGATacaagattgttttatttcggagcttactcattttcttttctttcctttgccaTCCTCTTACGGTGTCTCTCAGTTTCAACCTCCACACTTGacttattcttgtttttctaacagaCTCTTAATCGGCAATTactacagcaacaaaaaaggtTATGCACAGGAGTTGACAGAATTGTGTTGTCATGGGATGTGCTAAAGGCAAAACGCAGCATCCACTGAGTTTAATGATCCTGAGTGCCTCTGTTTAAAATCTGTCTCTAAATCACGCATGTACATGACACAGTTGGTTAAAGAGCTGCGAGTGTGATTTTGCCTACATGGATGCACACAAGCAGGCCGTCGATGATGGATGACCTCAAGTTTTGGATAAACCATATTTGCATCAGTCTGCTTTCCTAAAACGGCAACGTTTCGTAGTCAAATTactgagtttatttatacagagcTGGTTTACAACAAGacatatcaaaacaaacatttctatttcatatagaaacaattttttcaaatcaatctaGCTGTAAAGACAGGTTATATACATTCCAATTCAATCCCAGTTGTATTACAATTAAGTTAGTTTGTAATGCCAGCTGGCTCAAATTTAATTGGTCAAGCAACGATTAAGTatgtcataagaaaaaaaaaaagatggcatCACACTGTCAATTGTACATCATTCATTCTAAGGCACGTGCAAAGTATGTAACAGGATGTATTGCAAATGAGAAATAGCCTACATATAGATTTGACGGAAGttgatgtttcagaaaacttttaacTTCACATTTGAATCTACCTTTAATGGGGCGTCAGATAAACCAACATGAGTAAAAGATAGGAAAAAGCAGGCAGCTCTTGGCTCATATGGctcacaaaaaacattgtacGTTAACATTATTGCTCTCTTAGTGAATGatgcaaattttattaatttacttattcatgtatttatctACTTATTATGTagaagacaggaagcagagtCACGATAAAACTTAGAGCAACAACTGTGAAACACCatgggaaaaaaactgtcaaacagaagaagttttTGCCTGAATAGtctgcatctgtgtgttttttttagaaaacgtTTCAGCATAGGTAATACAACTTGGTATAAGTTGGTATGGGTATAGAACTTGCTGCTGGTCCTCTCTGAAGTCTCAGCCCTCTTTGTTTGCTGGGATCAGAagcttttttctgctgtagCTTCCTAATTCCTCAAAAAGCATGTGGTgatacatatatatgttttgccttctttgatttttgtttccattcaatttaaataaaatgtctcaagataattggggcctgcccatagcaatgcataaggagagcagtgACTGACTTGCGAAGGGACAAGGGAGCACTgggaccaccagggggcgatgAGGGAGGACTGGGAGACAcgacataaaaatgaatgacaggagtttgaacctcccgtagttctaagagAGCAGTTGTTTGGATCCTGGCAGAGCTTTTTACCGTGTGCGGTTCTGGTGGGTCGTCGGTTTAtgagcttctttgatgtttgccGAACTGGTCCATAAATTTATGCAAAAGTGTAAGCTTgaatacaataacttaaacttacTACCTGTCTCttggtgttttattcacactcggctcctcagccgaacctttctgactgcctattaccatatttgtaGTCAGGCGCTTAGCCTTAGTTAGCAATACatgtgactttatccacaacaacgtagaagcacaatttatgctgttatgggAAGATTCTTACTTGGCCTCACTAGAAGCTCAACAATTCAGAGTTTCtgataaatcctttattgtcactagctaaatatcatattcactgttccaggtaggggaagccatgccttgctgcattttaccatgaagttaagttttatatcctgaccatcaaagacaaaaaatagatattaaaacaattgaaatctgtATTGCTTTGAATGTacagttgggaaccgaagccccttagctttttctttttcttgaacatgtttatctgtatttgttttttcttgaggcagaacaaatgtttctctctgtcgttatacagtgttaataaagtttttttttttaaaaaacattcccCCTTCCCCCCCCACaaccaacagacttcttgtggctatGATGTTGAACTGTGATGTCACACATCCTGTTTGTGACATCACTGGTGACTGTCTttgtattcccagattccacagagaaattcatttgcagtttaaggTTCGAACGAGAAAGAGACAATGGCGGAG contains the following coding sequences:
- the LOC111609196 gene encoding interleukin-1 receptor-like 1, producing MDVSRLLLSVVMVMSTSDGTPEASDSSCFHLDQDRYKVIKGEAFYYVPYDVDDPNLPDANITWYKDGSEVMNITTDEAHRIHYHGGALFFLNISANDAGCYSARHIEPSGECFYYHLKIEVFDGTSRENLTYGSIRNSDQNKNIPCPQPVKDTCKTFNGNFTWFKGKNLIPGQHKESLWVNDATKDDEDIYTCICTWTHNHKVYNSSGSRRLFALDTRNFPNATIVSPSSKEQLADEGSSVKLNCTVYCGINAVRDCEATWFINGNPAKQMDGYNETTTLEVEDPSKRTFATATLTIQRASAKDFQHEFKCQGSGFYTVTSATLTLRQRESIIPLVISGTCVLLIAVFAAVLVKYFAIDLALLFRPYFPPGRCNKDMKMYDAYVVYQTQSLDKETEDKLSNFVTKTLPSVLEDKCGYRLFIQGRDDIPGEDRVELVESCIKQSRRLMVILTPGSGPEMMENPTSDQTSVIGFDWQVGLHHVLVQREMSVILIQLGEMGPRGYTRLPPGLQHLIRQSAPIRWSRGSRTASKWNSRFWKRVRYLMPARPARKRGLSAVI